A stretch of Cryptosporangium aurantiacum DNA encodes these proteins:
- a CDS encoding acyl-CoA dehydrogenase family protein produces the protein MLSLTDEQVSLAEAVQGWASAHDFLAAAREHPGAPVSVRESAASAAELGLLGILLPDGGGSPADLAVVVAELGRAGANSPVGEAAAAVAAFSGDLDAGGLESGATLLVPAVGNPEQRGIEAKPDGSGGLVLTGHLASVTGAGAAHWLLVAADGEAGPALALVPASASGVTVTPRVTLDITREFSSVDLDGVVASAWTPDTGLLFDTLAAYAVMDAVGAAGALLEKSVGYVKEREQFGQVVGRFQAVKHHAATMATEWEAAYSITRAAVLALDDGDAAARAHAVSVAAAYAKPACSRIAGTAIQLHGGMGFTWEHDVHVLVRRVKTDELVLGTPRWHRERLARLLSA, from the coding sequence GTGCTGTCACTCACCGACGAGCAGGTCAGCCTCGCCGAGGCGGTCCAGGGCTGGGCCTCGGCGCACGATTTCCTCGCCGCCGCGCGGGAGCATCCCGGTGCGCCGGTCTCCGTGCGCGAATCGGCCGCGTCCGCAGCGGAGCTGGGCCTGCTGGGCATCTTGCTACCCGACGGTGGCGGAAGCCCGGCTGACCTCGCGGTCGTCGTCGCCGAACTGGGCCGCGCCGGAGCGAACTCCCCGGTCGGGGAGGCCGCCGCCGCGGTGGCGGCCTTCTCCGGCGATCTCGACGCCGGGGGGCTCGAGTCGGGTGCCACGCTGCTGGTGCCGGCGGTCGGCAACCCGGAGCAGCGCGGTATCGAGGCCAAACCGGACGGCAGTGGTGGCCTGGTGCTCACCGGGCACCTCGCGTCGGTCACCGGCGCCGGAGCGGCCCACTGGCTCCTAGTGGCGGCCGACGGTGAGGCGGGCCCGGCGCTGGCACTCGTCCCGGCGTCCGCCTCCGGGGTGACCGTGACCCCGCGTGTGACGCTGGACATCACGCGGGAGTTCTCCTCCGTGGATCTGGACGGCGTCGTGGCGTCCGCCTGGACGCCGGACACCGGTCTGCTCTTCGACACCCTGGCCGCGTACGCGGTGATGGACGCCGTAGGCGCGGCCGGAGCGCTGCTGGAGAAGTCCGTTGGGTACGTCAAGGAACGCGAGCAGTTCGGCCAGGTCGTCGGCAGGTTCCAGGCGGTCAAGCACCATGCCGCGACGATGGCGACCGAGTGGGAGGCCGCGTACTCCATCACCAGGGCCGCCGTACTGGCGCTGGACGACGGAGACGCCGCCGCGCGGGCCCACGCCGTCTCCGTCGCCGCCGCCTACGCCAAGCCCGCCTGTAGCCGGATCGCGGGCACGGCCATCCAACTCCACGGGGGCATGGGATTCACCTGGGAGCACGACGTCCACGTGTTGGTTCGTCGGGTGAAGACCGACGAGCTGGTGCTCGGGACGCCGCGCTGGCACCGCGAGAGGCTCGCCCGGTTGCTCAGCGCATGA
- a CDS encoding acyl-CoA dehydrogenase family protein, producing MSDLDEFRAEVRAFIDARAPRFPVRAGVRSPETEEDQEELRRWTRELFDAGYLGADWPVEYGGSGEDSADRDQIVAEELARAFAPLPPGGSTLAAAAILGFGSAAQKATHLPAIRSGAEVWCQLFSEPDAGSDLAGLRTRAVPAPDGSGDYLVTGQKVWTTNGQWADFGYLLARTEPDAPKHKGITAFAMDMRSPGLTVRPLREMTGTADFNEVFFDEVRVPASRMIGRAGEGWTIANTSLAHERSGVAANVVTLRELWRALWDQVSGTNPDADVRQRLLALHADVEALAALVQMGTERWRAGTPKAADAPMAKLMFSEVNLAIAETAVELLGPDGIFVEGDRGAAVDGRWQDEYLYARAYTIAGGSSEIMRNLIAERGLGLPR from the coding sequence GTGAGCGACCTCGACGAGTTCCGTGCGGAGGTGCGAGCGTTCATCGACGCTCGCGCCCCGCGGTTCCCGGTCAGGGCCGGAGTGCGCAGCCCGGAGACCGAGGAAGACCAGGAGGAGCTGCGCCGCTGGACCCGCGAGCTGTTCGACGCCGGGTACCTCGGCGCGGACTGGCCGGTGGAGTACGGCGGCAGCGGCGAAGACTCCGCCGATCGCGATCAGATCGTCGCCGAGGAGCTGGCGCGCGCGTTCGCGCCGCTCCCGCCGGGCGGGAGCACGCTGGCCGCGGCTGCGATCCTCGGGTTCGGCTCGGCCGCACAGAAGGCGACGCACCTGCCGGCCATCCGCAGCGGCGCCGAGGTGTGGTGCCAGCTGTTCAGCGAGCCCGACGCGGGCAGCGACCTGGCTGGTCTCCGCACCCGGGCGGTGCCGGCGCCGGACGGGTCCGGCGACTATCTGGTCACCGGGCAGAAGGTCTGGACGACCAACGGGCAGTGGGCCGACTTCGGCTACCTCCTGGCCCGTACCGAACCGGACGCGCCGAAGCACAAAGGCATCACCGCGTTCGCGATGGACATGCGCTCGCCCGGACTCACCGTCCGGCCGCTGCGGGAGATGACCGGCACGGCGGATTTCAACGAGGTCTTCTTCGACGAGGTCCGCGTCCCGGCGTCCCGGATGATCGGCCGCGCGGGCGAAGGCTGGACGATCGCCAACACCAGCCTCGCGCACGAGCGCAGCGGAGTCGCGGCCAACGTGGTCACGCTGCGGGAGCTCTGGCGCGCGCTGTGGGACCAGGTGTCCGGCACCAACCCCGACGCGGACGTCCGGCAGCGGCTGCTCGCCCTGCACGCCGACGTCGAGGCGCTGGCCGCGCTCGTGCAGATGGGCACCGAGCGGTGGCGCGCCGGAACGCCGAAGGCCGCCGATGCGCCGATGGCGAAGCTGATGTTCAGCGAGGTCAACCTGGCGATCGCCGAGACGGCGGTCGAGCTGCTCGGCCCCGACGGGATCTTCGTCGAGGGTGACAGGGGGGCGGCCGTCGACGGCCGGTGGCAGGACGAGTACCTCTATGCCCGCGCCTACACGATCGCCGGCGGCAGCTCCGAGATCATGCGCAATCTCATCGCCGAGCGCGGTCTCGGACTACCCCGTTAG
- a CDS encoding thiolase family protein, with amino-acid sequence MRDAVIVEAVRTPVGKRNGGLSGIHPTDLSAHVLRALAERTGVDPAIVDDVIWGCVGQVGEQSIDIARNAVLGAGWPEQIPGVTVDRQCGSSQQAVSFAAASVIAGHYDFVVAGGVESMSRVPMGSSTAGAWPFGEGFRGRYGDTAPNQGVGAEMIAERWGFSRTQVDEFSLASHAKAAAAQDDGRFVNEISAVTNPAGDKIEADEGIRRGGTLESMGTIRTAFKPDGVITAGNSSQISDGASAVAITTSEKAAELGLTPIARVHTAVVTGDDPVIMLTGPIPATAKALKKSGLSIDEIGAFEVNEAFAPVPLAWLVETGADPARLNPNGGAIALGHPLGGSGTRITATLLNHMRANGIRYGLQTMCEGGGQANATIFELL; translated from the coding sequence ATGCGTGACGCAGTCATCGTCGAGGCGGTTCGCACACCGGTCGGCAAGCGCAACGGAGGGCTGTCCGGCATCCACCCGACGGACCTGTCCGCGCACGTCCTGCGGGCACTGGCGGAGCGCACGGGGGTGGACCCGGCGATCGTGGATGACGTCATCTGGGGCTGTGTGGGGCAGGTGGGGGAGCAGTCGATCGACATCGCCCGCAACGCCGTGCTCGGCGCGGGCTGGCCGGAGCAGATCCCTGGGGTCACGGTCGACCGGCAATGTGGTTCCTCGCAGCAGGCGGTCAGCTTCGCGGCGGCGAGCGTGATCGCCGGGCACTACGACTTCGTGGTCGCCGGTGGCGTGGAGTCGATGAGCCGAGTGCCGATGGGCTCCTCGACGGCGGGCGCGTGGCCGTTCGGTGAGGGATTCCGGGGCCGCTACGGCGACACCGCCCCCAACCAGGGCGTCGGCGCGGAGATGATCGCCGAGCGGTGGGGCTTCAGCCGGACCCAGGTCGACGAGTTCAGCCTCGCGTCCCACGCGAAGGCCGCGGCCGCCCAGGACGACGGCCGGTTCGTGAACGAGATCTCCGCCGTGACCAATCCGGCCGGTGACAAGATCGAAGCCGACGAGGGCATCCGCCGCGGCGGGACGCTGGAGTCGATGGGCACCATCCGAACCGCGTTCAAGCCCGATGGCGTGATCACCGCCGGCAATAGCTCGCAGATCAGCGACGGCGCCTCGGCGGTCGCGATCACCACCAGCGAGAAGGCCGCCGAGCTGGGCCTGACCCCGATCGCGCGGGTGCACACCGCGGTGGTCACCGGCGACGACCCCGTCATCATGCTCACCGGTCCGATCCCGGCCACCGCCAAGGCCCTGAAGAAGAGTGGTCTCTCGATCGACGAGATCGGCGCCTTCGAGGTCAACGAGGCCTTCGCCCCGGTGCCGCTGGCGTGGCTGGTCGAGACCGGTGCGGACCCGGCGCGGCTCAACCCCAACGGAGGCGCGATCGCGCTCGGCCACCCGCTGGGCGGCTCCGGTACCCGGATCACCGCGACGCTCCTCAACCACATGCGCGCCAACGGCATTCGCTACGGCCTGCAGACGATGTGCGAGGGCGGCGGCCAGGCCAACGCCACCATCTTCGAGTTGCTCTGA
- a CDS encoding enoyl-CoA hydratase/isomerase family protein encodes MSKVRLEQRDAVSEIVLDAPKLNLFDLALVADLEQVLEDVRARAEAGETRAVLVRAEGSVFCGGVDVHEFRGLGQAAGAQLMARFLGLGALLESLPVPTVTAVHALNLTIGMEIALATDLLWAAEEASFGLVEPTVGLTPGAGGTQRLVARAGVARAAEFVLTGDIYPAREMYEWGVVNRLRPAATLLEDVRAFADRLAAGPTKAAAAGKALLKAARDHGTAVADARTPEVTGRVFATEDLPAGIESLLTNGPRKAVFRGR; translated from the coding sequence ATGTCGAAAGTCCGTCTGGAACAGCGAGATGCTGTCAGCGAGATCGTTCTCGACGCCCCGAAGCTCAACCTTTTCGATCTGGCCCTCGTCGCCGACTTGGAGCAGGTGCTGGAGGACGTGCGGGCGCGGGCGGAGGCCGGGGAGACGCGCGCGGTGCTGGTACGGGCCGAGGGCAGCGTGTTCTGCGGCGGCGTCGACGTCCACGAGTTCCGGGGACTCGGCCAGGCGGCCGGTGCGCAGCTGATGGCCCGCTTCCTCGGCCTCGGGGCGCTGCTCGAGTCCCTGCCCGTCCCGACGGTCACCGCCGTGCACGCGTTGAACCTGACGATCGGCATGGAGATCGCGCTCGCCACCGACCTCCTCTGGGCCGCCGAGGAGGCGTCATTCGGGCTGGTCGAACCGACCGTCGGTCTGACGCCCGGTGCCGGCGGGACGCAGCGGCTGGTTGCCAGGGCAGGCGTCGCCCGCGCCGCCGAGTTCGTGCTGACCGGCGACATCTATCCGGCCCGCGAGATGTACGAGTGGGGCGTGGTCAACCGGCTCCGGCCCGCTGCGACACTCCTGGAGGATGTCCGAGCGTTCGCCGACCGGCTCGCCGCCGGGCCCACGAAGGCCGCGGCGGCCGGAAAGGCACTGCTCAAGGCCGCGCGGGATCATGGCACCGCGGTCGCCGACGCGCGAACGCCGGAGGTGACCGGCCGCGTCTTCGCTACCGAAGACCTGCCGGCCGGGATCGAGTCGCTCCTGACGAACGGCCCGCGCAAGGCCGTCTTCCGCGGGCGCTGA
- a CDS encoding LLM class flavin-dependent oxidoreductase, producing MTGPKFGLPWNGAAVAAEAEAAGVTAFCSGEFADHDAYVTTAQMAAATTNAQVGPGIAYAFSRTPFAHAAAMRNLSKSAPDRLFLGLGSGAHRINRDWFGVPADRPVARIAELVSVIRAFLNAENGEPITFSGEFYSIDADVRAPVLGKLDVPVLLGSFNQVMCSAAGRVADGIIGHGLFTTRWWNEVVRPAVARGAAKADRDPADLLEHGWIITAINDEDPERAVQDARRMIAFYLTVRTYDPMVELFGWTSAVEDIRNAFRKGDMKAMTAAVTDEMLREIAVCGSTSDAQTALKARGTDGLPKDVAFLAPPSFLVSERRREAYARASLALVRS from the coding sequence ATGACCGGTCCGAAGTTCGGTCTGCCGTGGAACGGCGCCGCCGTGGCCGCCGAGGCCGAGGCCGCCGGTGTCACCGCGTTCTGCAGCGGCGAGTTCGCCGACCACGATGCGTACGTGACCACCGCGCAGATGGCCGCGGCGACGACGAACGCCCAGGTCGGGCCGGGGATCGCGTACGCGTTCAGCCGGACGCCGTTCGCGCACGCGGCGGCGATGCGCAACCTGTCGAAGTCGGCACCCGACCGGCTCTTCCTCGGCCTCGGCTCCGGCGCCCACCGGATCAACCGCGACTGGTTCGGGGTGCCGGCCGACCGGCCGGTGGCCCGCATCGCCGAACTCGTCTCCGTGATCCGCGCGTTCCTCAACGCCGAGAACGGTGAGCCGATCACCTTCTCCGGCGAGTTCTACTCCATCGACGCCGACGTCCGGGCCCCCGTCCTCGGCAAGCTGGACGTGCCGGTACTGCTGGGCTCGTTCAACCAGGTGATGTGCTCGGCCGCGGGCCGGGTCGCCGACGGCATCATCGGCCACGGGCTCTTCACCACCCGATGGTGGAACGAGGTCGTCCGCCCGGCCGTGGCGCGCGGCGCCGCCAAGGCCGACCGCGACCCCGCCGACCTGCTGGAGCACGGCTGGATCATCACTGCGATCAACGACGAGGACCCCGAGCGCGCGGTCCAGGACGCGCGCCGGATGATCGCCTTCTACCTGACCGTCCGCACCTACGACCCGATGGTGGAGCTGTTCGGCTGGACCTCGGCCGTCGAGGACATCCGGAACGCGTTCCGCAAGGGTGACATGAAGGCGATGACGGCGGCGGTCACCGACGAGATGCTGCGGGAGATCGCGGTGTGCGGGAGCACCTCGGACGCGCAGACCGCGCTGAAGGCCCGCGGCACGGACGGGCTCCCGAAGGACGTCGCGTTCTTGGCCCCGCCCTCGTTCCTGGTCAGCGAGCGCCGCCGCGAGGCCTACGCTCGCGCGAGCCTGGCTCTCGTCCGGTCCTAG
- a CDS encoding FadR/GntR family transcriptional regulator, whose product MVIPLDGESLVGRSLRAAKTSELIAAHLRGKIVRGELVEGESLPSEQALLEQFDVSRPTLREAFRILEAESLIVIRRGARGARILAPDPAVAARYVGLLLQVTNTTMGDVYAARSVIEPAAAGRLATRRTEQDLAVLNRVVDDLEAAIEAGSPASDLAGWSRVTTEFHTLVLRRAGNNTLAIQSSVLDEVVSTHLAVALHRPANRTTTVREFRALVRSYRRLIELLEARDAEGAEQHWRAHMEAAGRSLLRDGMDSTTVLDLFA is encoded by the coding sequence ATGGTCATACCACTGGACGGCGAGTCGCTGGTCGGCCGCAGTCTGCGCGCGGCGAAGACGAGCGAGCTGATCGCCGCCCATCTTCGCGGCAAGATCGTCCGTGGCGAACTGGTCGAGGGTGAGAGCCTTCCGTCGGAGCAGGCCCTCCTGGAGCAGTTCGACGTCTCCCGGCCGACGCTGCGTGAGGCGTTTCGCATCCTCGAGGCCGAGTCGCTGATCGTGATCCGGCGCGGAGCCCGCGGGGCCCGCATCCTCGCGCCGGATCCCGCGGTAGCCGCCCGATACGTCGGTCTGTTACTCCAGGTCACCAACACCACGATGGGTGACGTCTACGCGGCCCGATCGGTGATCGAGCCCGCCGCCGCCGGCCGGCTGGCCACCCGCCGGACCGAGCAGGACCTGGCCGTCCTGAACCGTGTGGTCGACGACCTGGAAGCCGCTATCGAGGCGGGCAGCCCGGCCTCCGACCTCGCCGGCTGGTCGCGGGTGACGACCGAATTCCACACGTTGGTGCTCCGGCGGGCCGGTAACAACACGCTGGCGATCCAGTCCAGCGTCCTGGACGAGGTGGTCTCGACGCACCTGGCCGTCGCGCTGCACCGACCGGCGAACCGGACGACGACCGTCCGCGAGTTCCGCGCGCTGGTCCGCTCCTACCGCCGGCTGATCGAGTTGCTCGAGGCTCGCGACGCGGAGGGAGCCGAACAACACTGGCGCGCGCACATGGAGGCCGCGGGGCGCAGCCTCCTGCGCGATGGCATGGACTCGACGACGGTGCTCGACCTGTTCGCCTGA
- a CDS encoding acyl-CoA synthetase: MRIGQNVDPGKTALIMGGGSRLDFADLEERSLAWARLFRAHQITEGDHIALLLVNSVAMFDVAWAAQRTGLYYTPVNYHLSADEAAHIVADCGATALIASAELAELATDVVARTPGLALTVLVDGAAPGFRTAADALAEIGDAPVEDQRDGTFMFYSSGTSGYPKGIVRQLSGEAFTGLTPMAPILSGLFGMTADTVYLSPGPLYHAAPLGWSMGVQGLGGTAVVMERFDAERALALIEEHRVTHAQFVPTMLRRMLALPDAVRGKYDLSSLKVVVHAAAPCPVELKRAVIDWLGPIVHEFYAGSEGTGFFVIDTPNWLAHPGSVGRPAIGTVHICDDDGTELAPGETGTIWFEGTPDFAYHNDPEKTAGAFNDRGWSTLGDLGTVDEEGYLYLTDRRGDLILSGGVNIYPQEVENAMSLHPAIADVAVIGAPDPDFGERVVAVVQLEPGATADADELITWTRDRLAHFKCPRVIAFTDELPRLPTGKLLRRRVREQFV, from the coding sequence ATGCGAATCGGACAGAACGTCGACCCGGGTAAGACGGCTCTGATCATGGGCGGCGGCAGCAGGCTGGACTTCGCTGACCTGGAGGAGCGGTCGCTCGCGTGGGCCCGCCTCTTCCGCGCCCATCAGATCACCGAGGGTGATCACATCGCGCTGTTGCTGGTCAATAGCGTGGCCATGTTCGACGTGGCCTGGGCGGCGCAACGAACCGGTCTCTACTACACCCCGGTCAACTACCACCTCTCCGCCGACGAAGCAGCGCACATCGTCGCGGATTGCGGGGCGACGGCCCTGATCGCGAGCGCGGAGCTGGCCGAACTCGCCACCGACGTCGTCGCACGCACTCCCGGGCTGGCCCTCACCGTGCTGGTCGACGGTGCCGCGCCGGGGTTCCGCACGGCGGCGGACGCACTCGCCGAGATCGGGGACGCGCCGGTCGAGGACCAGCGCGACGGGACGTTCATGTTCTACTCGTCCGGCACCAGCGGATACCCGAAGGGGATCGTCCGGCAACTGTCCGGCGAGGCGTTCACCGGCCTGACCCCGATGGCTCCGATCCTGAGCGGTCTGTTCGGCATGACCGCCGACACCGTCTACCTCTCCCCCGGGCCGCTGTACCACGCGGCCCCGCTCGGATGGTCGATGGGCGTTCAAGGGCTGGGCGGCACCGCGGTGGTCATGGAACGGTTCGACGCCGAACGCGCGCTGGCGTTGATCGAGGAGCACCGAGTCACCCACGCCCAGTTCGTGCCGACCATGCTCCGGCGGATGCTCGCCCTGCCGGACGCGGTCCGCGGCAAGTACGACCTGTCCAGCTTGAAGGTCGTCGTCCACGCGGCGGCACCGTGTCCGGTGGAGCTCAAACGCGCGGTGATCGACTGGCTCGGTCCGATCGTCCACGAGTTCTACGCCGGTAGCGAGGGCACTGGCTTCTTCGTCATCGACACCCCGAACTGGCTGGCGCATCCGGGTTCGGTCGGCCGCCCCGCGATCGGCACCGTCCACATCTGCGATGACGACGGCACCGAGTTGGCGCCCGGCGAGACCGGCACGATCTGGTTCGAAGGCACGCCGGATTTTGCGTACCACAACGACCCGGAGAAGACCGCCGGCGCCTTCAACGACCGCGGGTGGAGCACCCTGGGAGACCTGGGCACGGTGGACGAGGAGGGCTACCTCTACCTCACCGACCGGCGTGGCGACCTCATCCTCTCCGGGGGCGTGAACATCTACCCGCAAGAGGTGGAGAACGCGATGTCGCTCCACCCGGCGATCGCCGACGTCGCCGTGATCGGCGCTCCGGATCCCGACTTCGGCGAGCGGGTCGTCGCGGTGGTCCAGTTGGAGCCCGGAGCGACGGCCGACGCCGACGAACTCATCACCTGGACGCGCGACCGGCTGGCCCACTTCAAGTGCCCCCGAGTCATCGCGTTCACCGACGAGTTGCCACGACTGCCGACGGGCAAGCTGCTCCGGCGTCGCGTCCGCGAGCAGTTCGTCTGA
- a CDS encoding FAS1-like dehydratase domain-containing protein, whose translation MTETAERFGVLTDEAIDRSRRRIGIPQPLPNPPHNYEVTWDATRHFAFGYGDDNPLYCDPEYARSTRWGSLIAPPTFLYTMGEDAAPKPDPETKALLKGDPFAGLGSYQAVMEFEFWRPFVLGDRAKCLRTQVGVVPKDSQFGKRTAHVTHDFIFANQHGEPVCLQRGTWINAERHTTRERKKEQEVAEPYTPEQLAEIDALYAAETRRGAEVRYWEDVVVGEELQKKAKGPLTTTDVVVWHAGWGMQLTPPGAFKIAARVRAKAPGLYPANGLNVPDTVQRLHWEPARAQELGLPTSYDYGAMRETWLTHLLTDWIGDDGWLWKLSVQHRRFNFVGDTTFLTGEVVDKRQVDGRHEVEIALRCTNQRGVVTSPATAIVLLPTRSAPVTLPTPPADSLDGIVQVEMARIAASG comes from the coding sequence ATGACCGAGACTGCTGAGCGTTTCGGCGTCCTGACCGACGAGGCGATCGATCGCTCCCGCCGTCGGATCGGGATCCCGCAGCCGCTGCCGAACCCCCCGCACAACTACGAGGTCACCTGGGACGCGACCCGGCACTTCGCTTTCGGGTACGGGGACGACAATCCCCTGTACTGCGATCCGGAGTACGCGCGGAGCACTCGATGGGGATCGCTGATCGCGCCCCCCACGTTCCTCTACACGATGGGGGAGGACGCCGCCCCCAAACCGGACCCGGAGACGAAGGCACTGCTCAAGGGTGATCCGTTCGCCGGCCTGGGCTCGTACCAGGCCGTCATGGAGTTCGAGTTCTGGCGGCCGTTCGTACTCGGCGATCGCGCGAAGTGTCTCCGCACGCAGGTCGGCGTCGTGCCGAAGGACAGCCAGTTCGGCAAGCGGACCGCGCACGTGACGCACGACTTCATCTTCGCCAACCAGCACGGCGAGCCGGTCTGCCTCCAGCGCGGCACCTGGATCAACGCGGAGCGGCACACCACCCGGGAACGCAAGAAGGAGCAGGAGGTTGCCGAGCCCTACACGCCCGAGCAGCTGGCCGAGATCGACGCGCTGTACGCCGCCGAGACCCGCCGCGGTGCCGAGGTCCGGTACTGGGAGGACGTCGTCGTCGGCGAGGAGCTGCAGAAGAAGGCCAAGGGGCCGCTGACCACGACCGACGTCGTGGTCTGGCACGCGGGCTGGGGAATGCAGCTCACACCGCCCGGCGCGTTCAAGATCGCCGCGCGGGTCCGGGCCAAGGCACCCGGCCTGTACCCGGCGAACGGTCTCAACGTCCCTGACACGGTTCAACGCCTGCACTGGGAGCCGGCCAGGGCGCAGGAGCTGGGCCTGCCCACCTCCTACGACTACGGCGCGATGCGCGAGACCTGGCTGACGCACCTGCTCACCGACTGGATCGGGGACGACGGGTGGCTGTGGAAGCTCTCCGTCCAGCACCGCCGCTTCAACTTCGTCGGCGACACGACGTTCCTCACCGGTGAAGTCGTCGACAAGCGGCAGGTCGACGGGCGTCACGAGGTAGAGATCGCGCTGCGGTGCACGAACCAGCGAGGCGTGGTGACCTCGCCGGCCACCGCGATCGTGCTGCTGCCGACAAGGAGCGCCCCGGTGACGCTGCCGACGCCGCCTGCCGACTCGCTCGACGGCATCGTCCAGGTGGAGATGGCCCGGATCGCGGCGTCGGGCTGA
- a CDS encoding acyl-CoA dehydrogenase codes for MPIALTDDHRQLADVVRSFAAAQDLRHATRDALADAPAGPGASWKQVADLGWVGLHLPEEYGGSDAGLPELAVVAEQLGTAVAPGPFLTAVAGAAVVNAVASDAVRSALLPALADGSEIAALGLVGSLDLTDGTLSGTVGPVPGAVWADHVVLRVGTDDLVVLSTANIAVEPTPGLDPALGAARISVSGVAAPVLPGAARVAIRIGRALAAAEAAGGAQATLAMALEYAKVRQQFGRTIGSFQAVKHHLANMLVDAEAATASAWDAARASGGDAAQADLASAVAAAVALRAYQTNAQKAIQVLGGIGFTWEHDAHLYLRRAIALAALWGPVAEAEDDVSALARAGVHREYAVDLPPEAETFRVEARAFVESFRAAPAADRRQLLVDSGYLVPHWQKPWGRAAGAVEQLVIEEELADIEIPALGIGGWVTLTIAQHATPEQIERWIPASLRGDLVWCQLFSEPNAGSDAAAVQSRATKVDGGWRVTGQKVWTSNAHLCNRGLATVRTDPQAAKHKGITTVVVDLTAPGVEVRPLREITGEAIFNEVFFDDVFVPDEDVVGAVNAGWTVARATLGNERVSIGGDANLRTGAASLADPIAKYRVTDAGLLRAYGRLIADEQAGRLLNLRMVVRAVAGSTEPSIEGAITKLIVAELSQSISELSLLLAGPAAIDGSEPALAANYLMSRAMTIAGGTSEISRNVISERILGLPRDPLNR; via the coding sequence ATGCCCATCGCTCTCACCGACGACCATCGTCAGCTGGCCGATGTCGTCCGCTCGTTCGCGGCCGCCCAGGACCTGCGTCACGCCACACGCGATGCGTTGGCCGACGCCCCGGCCGGTCCGGGCGCGTCGTGGAAGCAGGTCGCCGATCTCGGGTGGGTCGGACTGCACCTGCCGGAGGAGTACGGCGGTTCGGACGCCGGCCTGCCAGAGTTGGCGGTGGTCGCCGAACAGCTCGGCACCGCGGTCGCTCCTGGCCCCTTTCTCACCGCCGTGGCGGGCGCCGCCGTGGTGAACGCCGTCGCGTCCGACGCGGTGAGGTCAGCGCTCCTGCCCGCGCTCGCCGACGGGTCGGAGATCGCGGCCCTCGGCCTGGTCGGATCCCTGGACCTCACCGACGGCACGCTGTCCGGAACGGTCGGGCCGGTGCCGGGGGCGGTGTGGGCGGATCACGTCGTCCTGCGAGTGGGGACGGACGACCTCGTGGTGCTGTCCACCGCGAACATCGCGGTCGAGCCCACCCCTGGGCTGGACCCGGCACTGGGCGCAGCCCGGATCTCCGTCTCCGGGGTGGCCGCGCCGGTTCTGCCCGGTGCGGCCCGGGTCGCGATCCGGATCGGACGGGCGCTGGCCGCCGCCGAGGCCGCCGGAGGTGCCCAGGCCACCCTGGCGATGGCTCTCGAGTACGCCAAGGTTCGGCAGCAGTTCGGACGGACCATCGGGAGCTTCCAGGCGGTCAAACACCACCTGGCGAACATGCTGGTGGACGCTGAAGCCGCCACCGCCTCGGCCTGGGACGCGGCTCGCGCCTCCGGAGGGGACGCGGCGCAAGCCGACCTGGCGTCCGCAGTGGCCGCCGCGGTCGCACTGCGCGCGTACCAGACGAACGCGCAGAAGGCGATCCAGGTTCTCGGCGGTATCGGGTTCACCTGGGAGCACGACGCCCACCTCTACCTGCGACGCGCGATCGCGCTGGCCGCTCTCTGGGGCCCGGTCGCCGAGGCCGAGGACGACGTCTCGGCACTGGCCCGGGCCGGCGTGCACCGGGAGTACGCGGTCGACCTGCCCCCCGAGGCCGAGACGTTTCGGGTCGAGGCGCGGGCCTTCGTCGAGTCGTTCCGCGCCGCCCCTGCCGCCGACCGGCGACAGCTGCTCGTCGACTCCGGCTACCTAGTGCCGCACTGGCAGAAGCCGTGGGGCCGGGCTGCCGGAGCGGTCGAGCAGCTGGTGATCGAGGAGGAGCTCGCCGACATCGAGATTCCGGCGCTCGGCATCGGCGGGTGGGTCACGCTGACGATCGCACAGCACGCCACCCCCGAGCAGATCGAGCGCTGGATCCCGGCCAGCCTTCGCGGCGACCTGGTCTGGTGCCAGCTGTTCAGCGAGCCGAACGCCGGTTCCGACGCCGCGGCCGTACAGAGCCGGGCGACGAAGGTCGACGGCGGGTGGCGGGTCACCGGCCAGAAGGTCTGGACCAGCAACGCGCACCTGTGCAACCGCGGTCTGGCGACCGTGCGCACCGATCCGCAGGCGGCCAAGCACAAGGGCATCACGACCGTGGTGGTCGACCTGACCGCGCCGGGCGTCGAGGTACGGCCGCTGCGCGAGATCACCGGGGAGGCGATCTTCAACGAGGTGTTCTTCGACGACGTCTTCGTCCCCGACGAGGACGTCGTCGGTGCGGTCAACGCGGGCTGGACCGTGGCCAGGGCCACGCTGGGCAACGAGCGGGTGTCGATCGGCGGTGACGCGAACCTGCGGACCGGCGCGGCCTCGCTGGCCGACCCGATCGCCAAGTACCGCGTCACCGATGCCGGCCTGCTGCGTGCCTACGGCCGGCTGATCGCCGACGAGCAGGCCGGACGCCTGCTCAACCTGCGCATGGTGGTGCGTGCGGTCGCCGGGAGCACCGAGCCGAGCATCGAGGGCGCGATCACCAAGCTCATCGTCGCCGAGTTGTCACAGTCGATCAGCGAGCTCAGCCTGCTCCTGGCCGGACCGGCGGCGATCGACGGGTCGGAGCCGGCGCTCGCCGCCAACTACCTGATGTCCCGGGCGATGACGATCGCCGGCGGAACGTCGGAGATCAGCCGTAACGTCATCTCCGAGCGGATCCTCGGTCTCCCCCGCGACCCGCTCAACCGCTGA